A window of the Archocentrus centrarchus isolate MPI-CPG fArcCen1 chromosome 17, fArcCen1, whole genome shotgun sequence genome harbors these coding sequences:
- the LOC115796240 gene encoding rap guanine nucleotide exchange factor 4-like, which produces MVAVQTSPNSSPSAEWICCLDKRPSERSGEDVDIILTRLREVKAFQRFPPPLLLQICACAFYECLEKGITLFRQGDIGTSWYAVLSGSLDVKVSETANHQDAVAICTLGIGTAFGESILDNTPRHATIVSRETSELLRIEQREFKTLWEKYRQSLAALLAPPYGAMESGSNNDRLTDKDNMNSDSANKAHNKIPSEKLQRAGKVLRNAILSRAPHMIRDRKYHLKTYRQCCVGTELVDWLVLQSACVLTRSHAVGMWQALLEEGVLNHVDQELGFQDKYLFYRFLDDEEEDAPLPSEEEKRESEEELPETILFLAQIGPDALLRMILRKSPGQRTGDDLEIIYDELLHIKALAHLSNTVKRELASVVIFESHAKAGTVLFNQGEEGTSWYIILKGSVNVVIYGKGVVCTLHEGDDFGKLALVTDSPRAASIVLREDNCHFLRVDKEDFNRILRDVEANTVRLKEHDQPVLVLEKSPRASTLGSIKYTVISGTPEKILEHFLETMRMDIHHSEPDPAVDDFVLMHCVFMPNSQLCPVLLAHYHAASPPGSEQERLEYALNSKRRALIMTLRWANTHTYLLQEEPAAVSFLEELYGSLSNDSRMLRALKDLVPDLEKVVKLHSEEAKAAKKKTLIRQFSNGEERLQKKQPIRNHDDILLKVYCSDHTYTTIRIAVAATGREVISAVMDKLGTTDELLLVHLSSAGEKQILKPNDVSVFSTLSINGRLFACPREQLSSLTPLPDQEGPTAGSMSTFELMSSKDLAYQMTMFDWELFSCVHEHELLYHTFGRQSFKRTTANLDLFLRRFNQVQLWVVTEVCLCGQLSKRVQLLKKFIKIAAHCREFKNLNSFFAIIMGMSNPAVSRLSQTWEKLPTKFKKFYAEFENMMDPSRNHRSYRLTVTKLEPPIIPFVPLLLKDMTFTHEGNKTFIDSMVNFEKMRIIANTIRQVRHCRSQPFNPDICQPNKNQAEVRGYVRKLCVIDNQRALTQLSYRLEPRRT; this is translated from the exons GCCTTCGGAACGCTCAGGAGAGGATGTGGATATTATTCTGACCCGACTAAGAGAAGTCAAAGCCTTCCAGAGGTTCCCACCTCCGCTCTTACTGCAGATCTGCGCCTGTGCCTTTTATGAATGCCTGGAGAAAGGCATCACGT TGTTTCGACAGGGAGACATTGGGACCAGCTGGTATGCAGTCCTTTCCGGCTCCCTGGATGTCAAAGTGTCAGAAACCGCCAACCACCAG GATGCAGTCGCAATCTGTACGCTGGGGATTGGGACAGCCTTCGGGGAGTCCATCCTGGACAACACGCCGCGCCACGCCACCATTGTCAGCAGAGAGACCAGTGAGCTGCTCCGGATCGAACAGAGGGAGTTCAAGACCCTCTGGGAG AAGTATCGTCAGAGCCTGGCTGCACTGTTGGCCCCTCCTTATGGAGCCATGGAGAGTGGATCCAATAATGATA gaCTCACAGACAAAGACAACATGAATTCAGACTCTGCAAACAAAGCTCACAACAAG ATTCCctcagagaagctgcagagagcaggAAAAGTTCTCCGCAATGCCATCCTCTCCAGAGCCCCTCACATGATTCGAGACAGGAAGTACCACCTGAAGACATACAG ACAATGCTGTGTAGGCACAGAGCTGGTGGACTGGCTGGTGCTGCAGAGTGCTTGTGTGCTCACTCGCTCTCATGCTGTCGGGATGTGGCAGGCACTACTAGAAGAAGGGGTGCTAAATCATG TGGACCAGGAGCTCGGTTTCCAGGACAAATACCTCTTCTACCGTTTTcttgatgatgaggaggaggacgcACCTTTACCTagtgaggaggagaagagggaaAGTGAGGAAGAGCTGCCGGAGACCATCCTCTTTCTCGCTCAGATTGGCCCTGATGCACTGCTGCGCATGATCCTCAGGAAGTC GCCTGGTCAGAGGACAGGGGACGACCTAGAGATCATCTATGACGAGCTGCTTCACATCAAGGCCTTAGCTCACCTCTCCAACACT GTGAAGAGGGAACTGGCGAGCGTTGTGATATTTGAGTCACATGCAAAAGCTGGAACTGTGT TGTTTAACCAAGGAGAAGAAGGCACATCATGGTACATCATCCTGAAGGGCTCTGTTAATGTGGTTATCTATGGAAag gGTGTGGTGTGTACACTTCATGAAGGTGATGACTTTGGAAAGTTGGCCCTGGTTACAGATTCACCTCGTGCTGCATCCATCGTACTGAGAGAGGACAACTGTCACTTCCTGCGTGTGGATAAGGAAGACTTCAACAGGATACTCAGG GATGTGGAAGCGAACACGGTGCGTTTGAAAGAGCACGATCAGCCTGTGCTGGTGTTAGAAAAGAGTCCTCGAGCCTCCACACTGGGAAGCATAaa GTACACTGTGATATCAGGAACGCCGGAGAAGATTCTTGAGCACTTCTTGGAGACGATGAGAATGGACATACATCACAGTGAGCCAG ATCCAGCAGTGGATGATTTTGTCCTCATGCACTGTGTCTTCATGCCCAACAGCCAGCTGTGCCCTGTGCTCCTGGCACA CTACCATGCGGCatctcctcctggctctgaacAGGAGAGGTTGGAGTATGCACTCAACAGTAAAAGGAGAGCCCTGATTATGACCCTGCGCTGGGCAAACACTCATACCTACCTGCTACAAGAGGAACCTGCTGCAGTCTCTTTCCTGGAG GAGTTGTACGGAAGTCTATCCAATGATTCCCGGATGCTGAGAGCTCTGAAAGATTTGGTGCCTGACCTGGAGAAAGTCGTCAAATTGCA CTCCGAAGAGGCCAAAGCAGCAAAAAAG AAGACCCTAATACGACAGTTCAGCAATGGGGAGGAAAGGCTGCAGAAGAAACAGCCCATTAGAAATCACGATGATA TCCTATTGAAGGTGTACTGCAGCGATCACACTTACACTACAATCAGGATTGCTGTGGCAGCGACGGGAAGAGAAGTGATCAGCGCCGTGATGGATAAACTTGGCACCACTGACGAGCTCCTGCTGGTGCACCTCAGCTCTGCCGGTG aaaaacaaatcttgAAGCCTAATGATGTGTCAGTGTTTTCTACTTTGAGCATCAATGGGAGATTATTTGCCTGTCCTCGAGAGCAGCTCAGCAGTCTG ACTCCTCTTCCAGACCAGGAGGGGCCCACTGCGGGCTCCATGTCAACTTTTGAGCTGATGAGCTCCAAAGACCTGGCTTATCAAATGACAATGTTTGACTGGGAGCTCTTCAGCTGTGTTCACGAG CACGAGCTGCTCTACCACACGTTTGGCCGCCAAAGTTTTAAACGAACCACGGCCAATCTAGACCTGTTCCTGAGGAGGTTCAACCAGGTCCAGCTGTGGGTCGTCACTGAAGTCTGCCTCTGTGGGCAGCTCAGCAAGAGAGTCCAGCTCCTCAAGAAGTTCATCAAGATAGCCGCACA CTGTCGAGAATTTAAGAACCTGAATTCATTCTTCGCTATCATCATGGGGATGAGCAACCCGGCTGTGAGCAGACTGAGCCAGACGTGGGAG AAACTGCCCACCAAGTTTAAGAAGTTCTACGCCGAGTTCGAGAACATGATG GACCCATCAAGAAACCACCGGTCCTACCGACTTACTGTTACCAAACTGGAACCACCGATTATCCCCTTTGTGCCACTTCTTCTCAAAG ATATGACATTTACACACGAGGGCAACAAGACATTCATCGACAGTATGGTCAATTTTGAGAAAATG CGTATTATAGCAAACACAATTCGACAAGTGAGACACTGTAGAAGCCAACCATTCA ATCCTGACATTTGCCAGCCGAACAAGAATCAGGCAGAGGTCCGGGGTTACGTTAGGAAGCTCTGCGTGATTGACAACCAGAGGGCGCTGACACAGCTCTCCTACCGGCTGGAGCCTCGGCGGACATGA